In Silene latifolia isolate original U9 population chromosome X, ASM4854445v1, whole genome shotgun sequence, the following proteins share a genomic window:
- the LOC141617370 gene encoding uncharacterized protein LOC141617370, with protein MGYYNASIKLVLDKRDMGDVSQRRFRFEQVWVGEEGCEEAVISGDEKGGGDLVASIKACAKELQAWKKINREYSQEELYWRQQSRALWLRNGYCNTKFFPAKASDRRSKNFIGRYIDDKGVELVGEEAIAKVAYDYLWASGPDKMNELFFQTYWHVICPSVVNSILSILRGDTSPEILNNTNILLIPNRKAPDKMRDFRPISFCNVVYKLVSKVLANRLKNSWHIKGHISIKLDMAKGYDKVEWGFYRRVLTIMGFDEGFMSRVIEYVSTVTFSVLIKGVIPVLLETR; from the exons ATGGGGTATTACAATGCTTCTATCAAACTTGTTCTTGATAAGAGAGATATGGGGGACGTATCTCAAAGACGGTTTAGGTTCGAGCAGGTTTGGGTTGGAGAGGAGGGATGTGAGGAGGCTGTGATTAGTGGGGATGAGAAGGGAGGAGGGGATTTAGTTGCTTCGATCAAAGCATGTGCGAAAGAATTACAAGCGTGGAAGAAAATAAATAGGGAATATAG TCAAGAAGAGCTATATTGGCGACAACAATCACGAGCATTATGGCTTCGCAATGGGTATTGTAATACCAAATTTTTTCCTGCTAAAGCAAGCGATAGGCGATCAAAGAATTTTATTGGAAGATATATCGATGATAAGGGGGTTGAACTGGTGGGTGAGGAGGCTATTGCGAAGGTGGCATATGATTATTTATGG GCTTCAGGTCCGGATAAGATGAATGAGCTATTTTTTCAAACTTATTGGCACGTGATTTGTCCAAGTGTGGTTAACTCTATTCTTAGCATTTTGCGTGGAGATACATCGCCGGAGATACTCAATAATACTAATATACTCTTAATTCCGAACAGGAAAGCTCCAGATAAAATGCGTGATTTTAGACCAATTAGCTTTTGCAATGTGGTTTATAAGCTTGTTTCTAAAGTCCTTGCAAATCGTTTGAAG AATTCATGGCATATAAAAGGGCATATATCAATCAAACTGGATATGGCGAAAGGGTATGATAAAGTGGAATGGGGTTTTTATAGACGGGTTCTTACTATCATGGGGTTCGATGAAGGGTTTATGAGTCGGGTTATAGAGTATGTTTCTACTGTCACTTTTTCAGTCCTTATTAAAGGTGTAATACcagtccttttagagacccgttga